A stretch of Mobula birostris isolate sMobBir1 chromosome 2, sMobBir1.hap1, whole genome shotgun sequence DNA encodes these proteins:
- the msgn1 gene encoding mesogenin-1 — MDNLLKTLLELDDGVGLINMDTISDISWKFEEDKFEPNQVPSHHSFLPASSFELFSPSPSRHPESRNGVPVGTHFMQSSPQIWATDSKGTPSRRLQELPKAKVSGKCRMKASEREKLRMRRLAHALHTLRSFLPPIYSQGGQTLTKIQTLHCAIQYISELSMLLAQGRHNNPGHGM, encoded by the coding sequence ATGGACAATCTTCTGAAAACCCTGCTGGAATTGGATGATGGTGTGGGACTCATTAATATGGATACGATTTCTGATATCAGCTGGAAATTTGAAGAGGACAAGTTTGAACCGAACCAGGTTCCATCGCATCACAGTTTCTTACCAGCATCATCCTTTGAACTATTCTCTCCTTCTCCATCTCGTCATCCAGAGTCTAGAAACGGCGTACCTGTGGGCACTCACTTCATGCAATCCTCGCCACAAATATGGGCCACTGATTCGAAGGGAACACCATCCCGCAGGCTCCAAGAACTGCCCAAAGCAAAGGTGTCAGGTAAATGCCGGATGAaagcgagtgagagagaaaaaCTGAGAATGAGGAGGCTTGCTCATGCTCTTCACACACTGCGGAGTTTTCTGCCACCCATTTACAGCCAAGGAGGCCAAACTCTCACCAAAATCCAGACTTTACACTGTGCCATCCAATACATTTCTGAGCTTTCCATGTTACTAGCACAAGGAAGACATAATAATCCAGGACATGGCATGTGA